A part of Melittangium boletus DSM 14713 genomic DNA contains:
- a CDS encoding esterase, producing MRTSSATYSRPREERIDFKAGDGRPLNLIRVRGARSPVKGPIVLVHGAGVRANIFRAPIPRTIVDTLVADGYDVWMENWRASIDLEPSEWTLDQAAVHDHPKAIEVIARKTGWKDIKAIVHCQGASSFVLSAVAGLIPRVKLIISNAVSLHPVMSLATRLKLRHYIPKLSRWTSYLDPQWGLGPEGLLPWLLTLKVRATHRECDNTVCRMVSDIYGVGHPTLWSHEHLNPATHEWLKYEFAKVPLTFFAQMVKSLRAGYLVPVEGYRELPSDVVTRRPQTDARFVFMAGRKNHCFLFESQRRTYEALSRYRKGYHSLHVLPEYGHLDIFMGKNAPWDVFPIIQAELNRPV from the coding sequence ATGCGAACCAGTTCCGCAACCTACTCCCGTCCCCGCGAGGAGCGGATCGATTTCAAGGCGGGGGACGGCAGACCGCTGAACCTCATTCGAGTCCGAGGCGCCAGGTCTCCCGTCAAGGGCCCCATCGTGCTTGTCCATGGCGCTGGAGTCCGCGCCAACATCTTCCGTGCGCCCATTCCACGGACGATCGTCGATACGCTCGTCGCCGATGGCTATGACGTCTGGATGGAGAACTGGCGGGCGAGCATTGATCTCGAGCCCAGCGAGTGGACGCTCGACCAGGCGGCCGTCCATGACCATCCCAAGGCCATCGAGGTGATCGCCCGGAAGACGGGCTGGAAGGACATCAAGGCCATCGTCCATTGCCAGGGCGCCTCGAGCTTCGTCCTCTCGGCGGTCGCCGGGCTCATTCCCCGGGTGAAGCTGATCATCAGCAACGCCGTCTCCCTGCACCCCGTGATGTCGCTCGCCACGAGGCTCAAACTCCGCCACTACATTCCCAAGCTCTCGCGGTGGACGTCCTATCTGGATCCCCAGTGGGGTCTCGGACCCGAGGGCCTGCTGCCCTGGCTCCTCACCCTGAAGGTGCGGGCCACCCATCGCGAGTGCGACAACACCGTGTGCAGGATGGTGAGTGACATCTATGGCGTGGGCCATCCCACGCTCTGGAGTCACGAGCACCTCAACCCGGCCACCCACGAGTGGTTGAAGTACGAGTTCGCCAAGGTGCCCCTCACCTTCTTCGCGCAGATGGTCAAGAGCCTGCGCGCGGGCTACCTGGTGCCCGTCGAAGGCTATCGGGAATTGCCTTCGGACGTGGTCACCCGCCGTCCCCAGACGGATGCCCGTTTCGTCTTCATGGCGGGCCGGAAGAACCATTGCTTCCTGTTCGAGAGCCAGCGGCGGACCTACGAGGCCTTGTCCCGGTACCGCAAGGGCTACCACTCGCTTCACGTGTTACCGGAGTACGGCCACCTCGACATCTTCATGGGCAAGAACGCCCCCTGGGATGTCTTCCCCATCATCCAGGCCGAGCTGAACCGGCCCGTCTAG